In Mastacembelus armatus chromosome 22, fMasArm1.2, whole genome shotgun sequence, a genomic segment contains:
- the tmem260 gene encoding transmembrane protein 260 isoform X2 produces the protein MRKGELITTACELGVAHPPGYPVFTLLARLAMCLLPSLSSAHSISLMCSLLGAAACGALCITVCRLAGPGPGAVLAGGVFAVSRLSWQWSMVAEVFTLNNLFVGLLFFLTASFCCAEKTSQRRKIAHWGALFCGLGLCNQHTLVLYVLVIIPWVLHHLYSHKELSLRGLMSLGGCFLAGFLPYIYLPISSYLNTARWSWGDQTTLSGLLTHLLRAEYGTFSLAKTESSVNLTTMLQAQMDHCLTDLSLPVLLLAGIGLLLSSWNRPCCSVSWLLTAMLVVYSLFFAWRANLDISRPLLLGVVERFWLQSDAAVCVLAGLGLSRTHTELEKRLGHGGLWKAAGWVLTIALLAHMVHTNHRECDQSGNTVVERFGRELLASVPTDSIILTRGDLPGNSLRYLYYCQGVRPDVRLVDQEMMTYTWYVAKLAQHHPGVHFPGRWWDPVHPEEKDTFSLEQFLSHNTQRDVFACIGLSNGDPSWERSFTRWPLGVCDYLVPVQRQFHPEEWAHRTRNMYNWSEPHNSFHPASWERVANEEMWQARMKTAFFLFDLAEMMQGEGKTRLFELSYTLYKEIVEAHSDYPPNWDKNLALASERLLHTGHQGYSPDSLLTCSVQHFRLYLEKEPTDPQAPAIRSAITHLLKERERLRHGRRQSP, from the exons GTTGGCaggtcctggtcctggagcaGTACTGGCTGGAGGAGTGTTTGCCGTGTCCAGGCTGAGCTGGCAGTGGTCCATGGTGGCAGAGGTCTTCACCCTCAACAACTTATTTGTTGGTCTGCTCTTCTTCTTGACTGCCAGCTTCTGCTGTGCTGAAAAAACCTCACAGAGGAGGAAG ATTGCACATTGGGGGGCGCTATTCTGTGGCTTGGGACTCTGTAACCAGCACACCCTGGTACTGTACGTACTGGTCATCATTCCCTGGGTCCTTCATCACCTTTACAGTCACAAG GAGCTGTCTTTGCGTGGCCTCATGTCTCTGGGAGGGTGTTTCCTTGCTGGCTTTCTTCCATATATCTACCTGCCCATCTCCTCCTACCTCAACACAGCACGCTGGAGCTGGGGGGACCAGACTACCCTGTCAGGCCTGCTGACCCACCTGCTGAGGGCTGAATATGGCACCTTCAGTCTA gcaAAGACTGAGAGCTCTGTGAACTTAACCACAATGCTACA gGCCCAGATGGACCACTGCCTCACGGACCTTTCCCTTCCTGTTCTGCTGCTGGCAGGAATAGGCCTGCTCCTTTCCTCATGGAACAG GCCGTGTTGCTCAGTGTCCTGGCTGTTGACTGCCATGCTGGTCGTCTATTCACTGTTTTTTGCTTGGAGAGCCAACCTGGACATCAGCAGACCCCTACTGCTCGGTGTG GTTGAGCGTTTCTGGCTTCAGAGtgatgctgcagtgtgtgtgctggcagGCCTCGGCTTGAGCCGGACTCACACTGAGCTGGAGAAGAGGCTGGGCCATGGGGGTTTGTGGAAGGCCGCAGGCTGGGTCCTGACTATAGCACTGCTGGCACATATGGTGCACACTAATCACAG GGAGTGTGATCAGAGCGGTAACACTGTGGTGGAGAGGTTCGGCAGGGAGCTTCTGGCCTCCGTCCCAACAGACTCGATCATCCTAACCAGAGGAGATCTGCCTGGAAACTCCCTGCGCTACTTATACTACTGCCAAGGTGTACGGCCCGATGTCCGTCTGGTAGATCAGGAG aTGATGACATACACTTGGTATGTGGCCAAGCTGGCACAACACCACCCTGGGGTCCACTTTCCTGGTCGCTGGTGGGACCCGGTTCACCCTGAGGAGAAGGACACCTTCAGTCTGGAGCAGTTTCTGTCCCACAACACGCA GAGGGATGTGTTTGCCTGTATTGGGCTGTCTAACGGAGACCCGAGCTGGGAGCGTAGTTTCACTCGCTGGCCCCTGGGTGTGTGCGATTACTTAGTGCCTGTTCAGAGGCAGTTTCACCCTGAAGAGTGGGCTCACCGCACACGCAACATGTACAACTGGAGTGAGCCACACAACAG TTTCCATCCTGCGTCCTGGGAGCGTGTCGCTAATGAGGAGATGTGGCAAGCCAG GATGAAGACggctttctttctgtttgaccTGGCAGAAATGATGCAAGGAGAGGGGAAGACTCGCCTCTTTGAGCTGTCTTACACT CTGTATAAGGAGATTGTGGAGGCCCACTCAGACTACCCTCCAAACTGGGATAAGAACTTGGCTCTGGCCTCTGAGAGACTGCTCCACACGGGTCACCAGGGCTACAGTCCAGACAGCCTGCTGACCTGCAGCGTCCAGCACTTTAGACTCTATTTAGAGAAGGAGCCCACAGATCCACAGGCGCCCGCCATACGTTCAGCCATTACTCACCTGctcaaagagagagaaagactcCGCCACGGCCGGAGACAAAGCCCATGA